A single genomic interval of Candidatus Eisenbacteria bacterium harbors:
- a CDS encoding HAD hydrolase-like protein — translation MSVTSVICFDVDGTLTHGVRGPAIDGAASALRLLRAAFPVRLVTNTTSVPHRALARHLVLLGLLEDESSLLTPATVAARVLPERGHDSGILIAEPAARDDYRWFREDPAGPAVVLATEAHDLRVGELQPAFRRLLEGTAFYTLQRNRYFRRDDELVTDLGPLAAFFTYASGVEAETLGKPSPLLYDAIARENGADRGEIVMVGDDAEFDVSASVALGMRGVLVRTGKYREGDETRVTPAPSAVLGSVADVPAWLGIV, via the coding sequence ATGAGCGTCACGTCCGTGATCTGTTTCGATGTGGATGGAACGCTGACCCACGGCGTGCGAGGTCCCGCGATCGACGGGGCCGCGAGCGCGTTGCGGCTGCTTCGCGCGGCCTTCCCGGTGCGGCTCGTGACCAACACGACCAGCGTCCCTCACCGCGCGCTCGCGCGTCATCTGGTCCTGCTCGGTCTCCTGGAGGATGAGTCCTCGCTCCTGACGCCCGCGACGGTCGCGGCGCGCGTGCTCCCGGAGCGCGGCCACGACTCGGGAATCCTGATCGCGGAGCCTGCGGCGCGTGACGATTACCGGTGGTTCCGGGAGGATCCGGCGGGGCCCGCCGTCGTGCTCGCCACCGAGGCGCACGATCTTCGCGTTGGCGAGCTGCAGCCTGCGTTCCGCCGCCTCCTCGAGGGCACCGCCTTCTACACGCTCCAGCGGAATCGCTATTTCCGGCGAGACGACGAGCTGGTCACCGACCTCGGCCCGCTCGCGGCGTTCTTCACCTATGCGTCGGGCGTGGAGGCCGAGACGCTCGGAAAGCCCTCACCGCTCCTCTACGACGCGATCGCGCGGGAGAACGGCGCGGACCGCGGCGAGATCGTCATGGTCGGGGACGACGCCGAGTTCGACGTCAGCGCCAGCGTGGCGCTGGGGATGCGAGGCGTGCTGGTGCGGACGGGAAAGTATCGCGAAGGCGACGAGACGCGCGTCACGCCCGCCCCGAGCGCGGTGCTCGGGAGCGTGGCGGACGTGCCGGCGTGGCTCGGGATCGTGTAG